The DNA window GCGCAGATCATGGCCTTTCACCGTTAAGCTCGTGAGCGTGTTGTAGACCTCATCCGCTGCGGTCTTTTGCAGAGTCTTTGCCACCGCGGTGGTGATTTTGCGAAAGCTGGATTCGCTCAGCGTTTTGGTCTTACCACAACCCACCAGTAATAAGCGCTCAGCAGGGATTCCTGTCACATGAGGAACCCACAGTAATTCGCCTTCCTCACCGCTGATGTCGCCGCGCTTACACAAACTGCTGAGCAGCCCATCCAGCGCTTGATCCAAGGCGGCGGCAGCCTCCGAAAGCTTGCCTCGTTCGTAAATGCCGACGATGATACACGCGCTTTTCTGAGTTTCCGGGCTGCTGCTGCCAATTGAAAATTCCATGCTTTTCCTCGTCTTTGCGGTGTGATGGTCGATGGCCTCCCGTGTATTCTATGGAAAATAATCAACGGCAACCAACACGCCTGAGCTATTGAGACATCCTTGAGCCTGATTTATCGGTACATTTCCCGGGAAATTCTGCTTTCGCTGCTGGCAGTGATGGTCGTGCTGTTTTTGATCATTATGGGCGGCAGCTTGACGCGCTTGTTGGAGCTGGTTGCTGAGGGGCGTATTCCTGCCGATACCCTGCCATGGGTCTTGTTGTTGGGATCATTTAATACCCTGTTATTGCTGATGCCGGTGTCACTTTTTTTGGCGGTGATGCTCAGCCTGGGGCGCCTCTACAAAGATAGTGAAATGGCTGCTTTGAGAGCGTGTGGCGTGGGTATGCGCCAACTCTATGGGGCGATTTACACCGTAGCCTTGCCCTTGGCTCTGATTCTTAGTGTGCTGGTATTGCTGCTGATGCCCGTGGTCAGTCAGCAGGTAGAGCAGCTCAGAGCCATAACCCATGATCGCAGTGATTTAGCAGGGATTGTTCCCGGTCGATTCATGCAGGCTGGGGTGGGGACGGGCACGGTGATCTTCGTGGAATCTTTGTCCGCGGACAAACAGCGATTGCAAGGGGTTCTTATCGAGCGACGCGTGCGCGGTGGGCCCACACAGGTGATTCGCGCCGAAAGCGGGGAGCGCCGTATCGACTCAAGTACTGGAGATGCCTATCTGGTACTGGTGGATGGCTATCGCTATGAAGGTGATCCCGGCAGTGCTGATTTTCGCATTGTGCGCTTTGCGGAACATGGTTTGCGGCTGCCCGAGCAGACTGAGGTATTTATGCGCCAGCGCACCTCGATGTTAACGACAGCTGAGATTTGGGGTTCGGCGCAGTTGGATCATCAAGCCGAACTTCAATGGCGCTTGTCCGCGCCTGTTTCTTTGCTCATTCTGGCCCTACTGGCTTTGCCTCTGGCGCATACCACCCCCAGGCAAGGGCGTTTTGCGAAATTGGCTTTGGGCATCTTGGTCTACGTGCTTTATGCACAATTACAAATCAGCGGCCGCTCATGGTTTGCTGAGGGGGTGACGCCCGCTTGGTTGGGGATGTGGTGGGTGCATGCGGTGATGTTGTTGGTAGCTTTGAGTGTTTTGCTGCGTCAGTTGCCCCTGGGTCGCGGTAATCGCTTGCGCCAGAGGCCGGCATGAGCATCCTCAACCGCTATCTCACAATGCAAATCATTGGTGGGGCGCTGCTGGCCCTGTTGGTGCTTTTGGCGCTGGATGTAGCCGCGACCCTCATTAATGAAATGGAGCAGATGAGCGAGACCTATGGCTGGCTGCAGGTCTTGACCTACACCCTGCTGACGATTCCGGGGCGTTTGTATTTGTTGTTTCCACCTGCGGTATTGATTGGCGCCTTGCTCAGTTTGGGAGCGGTCGCCGAAAACAGCGAGTTGACCGCCATGCGCTCGGCGGGGCTCTCTATAGGACAAATCAGCCGCAACACGCTCACCGCGGGCATGATCCTCATGCTCATCGCTGTTTTTTTGGGGGAGGTAGTGGCTCCGGCCAGTGAACGTCAGGCCCAGCAATTGCGCACCTTTGGCGTGGCCGGACAGGTACATCTGGGCGGCACGGGCCTATGGGCACGCGATGAACAAAAATATATCCATGTGCGCCGCATCCTGCCTGATTTGCATCTGCGTGACGTGCGGGTCTACACCTTCGATCGGCAACAGCTAGTTGAGTCCGTGCAGATTCGCGATGCGTTTAACCGAGGCGCTTCAGGTTGGGAAATGCAGGGCTTGGTGCGCAGCAGCATCAGCACGACCGGAGTCTTGACCGCACGCGTGGATCAGGAAATTTGGCCGCGACTTCTGGCGCCTGAACTGTTTGACGTGATTGTGGTGGAGCCTAGCCAAATGTCGGGCTTAGCACTGTGGCGCTATATCAGCTATCTGCGTGTCAATCAGTTGGAGTCCTCGGTTTATGAACTGGCCCTGTGGGGTCGAATTGCGACCCCCATGTCGAGTTTGGTGATGCTGCTACTGGCATTGCCGTTTATCTTTGGACCATTGCGGGCTGGCGGTACAGGACAGCGTCTTTTTGTGGGCATGCTGCTGGGCATTGGCTTTCACTTGGTGAACCAGACGCTGGCCCATGGTGGATTAATTTGGGGGCTGCCGCCTGCATTGAGCGCGACCCTGCCGATGCTGATTTTTCTGGCATTTGCCTTATGGGGTCTTTCCCGGGTGCGGTGAGTGCGTGAGTTCTGTGCCGGATAGCCAGTCGTGCAACATCAATTTGCGCGGATGGCGCCAGGACAGAATTAAGCCAATAACGATCAGCAGTACCAAGCCTTTAGTCAGTAGGAAAAGATCCAGGCGCCAAGCCTGGAAAGCCCCCAATACCAAGATCCATTGCGCCAGGGCTACTGAAAAACGCCGCAGCGCCTGCCACCAAGTGACCGCTGTGCCATCGCTGCTGACCAGGCGTATTTGCCAGGTAGTCATCGCCAAGGTCGTGCCACTGTGAGTCCAAAACCAGCCAAAGTAAGTGAAAGCTACACCGAAATAGACTGCCGCAAGCGCTAGCATGGCCGGCTGAGTCCAACTGGCCTGTTCGATTTCTAAAGCGGTTAAAGCGGTAATGGCTAGGCTGGTGAGCATCAGCGCAGAGAAGGCCAGCAGACCGTCATAAAACATGCAGGCCATGCGCTTGAGTAGGCCAATGGGTTGGGATGAGTCATCAGTCACGGCAATCGTCTCGCAGGCCACAGTCTTGGAGGGGTATCTGATGCATTATACGGATGCGTCATAAAACTTCCGACGCAAGGCGCGGTCGAATGGGCAATAGGACATGATATAGACTCGGGTGTATGAAGCGACTGGCCATTTGGGTAACACTGATTCTACTGGGTATGTCTTTGCTGCTACTTGGGCAGGCGGGTAGCCGTGAGCGGGTGGCGGTGATCCTCAATATCGAGGGTGCCATCGGGCCGGCCAACAGCGACTACTTCATGCGGGGTTTGAACCGCGCGCAAGAGATGAATGCCGAGATCGTTGTGGTGCGTATGGATACGCCGGGCGGGCTCGACAGCTCGATGCGCGACATGATCAAGGCCATTTTGTCTTCTACCGTCCCTGTGGCGACCTACGTGTATCCGCCTGGAGGCCGCGCCGCCAGTGCGGGGACGTATCTGCTTTATGCAAGTCACATTGCGGCCATGGCACCAGCCACCAATTTGGGCTCAGCAACCCCCGTACAAATGGGCGGGGGTGGCCTGCCAGGTATGCCGGGCGCTGACGAGCCCGATGCCGCCCCGGAGAGAAAGGGAGAAGACGCGGCGGCTGATGATGCGAGCGGAAACTTGGAAGAGGCAACAGCGCAAGAGGATGCTGCTGAAGCCCCGGCTCGCGGACCACGTCGCGGCGAGACCGCCATGGAGCGTAAGGTTTTAGAAGACGCGGTGTCCTATATTCGCGAGCTAGCTGAGCTGCGGGGCCGCAATGCCGACTGGGCGGAGGAGGCCGTGCGCGAAGCCATGAATATCGGCGCGACTGAGGCCTTAAAACTCAATGTCATTGATGTGGTGGCAGAGAGCATTCCCGAGTTATTGGCAGCGATTGACGGTCGCACGGTGAAAATGGAAATTGGCGAACGTGTCTTGGATACCAGCAGTTTGCAGTTGGTAGAAATCCTGCCTGACTGGCGCACCCAGCTGCTGGCGGTGATCACTAATCCCAACATTGCTTATTTGCTGATGTTGGTGGGTGTGTATGGGATTATTTTTGAGTTGGCCAATCCGGGGAGTATCTTCCCGGGTGTCATCGGTGCGATTTCTTTGGTGGTGGCTTTGTATGCTTTCCAGGTCCTGCCCATCAATTACGCCGGTCTAGCACTGATTTTCTTGGGCATTGTGTTCATGATTGCTGAGGCCTTTGTGCCCAGCTTTGGGATTTTGGGATTTGGCGGCATTGCTGCCTTTGTAGTGGGGTCGATAATCTTGGTAGATGATACGAATTTCGCCATCTCGATTCCGTTGATTGGTGGCACGGCTTTGGTCTCAGCAGGGTTTTTCATCTGGATTCTGAGTCGCTTGATTCGTATTCGCCGCAAGCCAGCAACGACCGGCCGGGAAGAGTTGATTGGCGCGCGCGCCGTGGCCTTAACGGACTTTGCTGATGGCAAAGGCCGGGTTTGGCTGCACAGCGAATCTTGGTTGGCTCATGCGGATAGCACGCTCGAGATTAACAAAGGTGATGTACTCGAAGTCACCGCCTTACACGATTTGACCGTGTCCGTGGTACCGAGCTCGGTCCCCGACGAAGCCCTCAGCAAAGGAGTTCAATCATGATTCTCTCGATTCTGGTGCCCATTGCCCTCGTTCTTGGGCTATTGGTCATGTCGATCCGCATCCTGCCGGAATACGAGCGGGGCGTGGTGTTCTTTCTGGGTCGTTTTCAGGCAGTTAAGGGCCCGGGTCTGATCATCGTGATTCCCGGGATTCAGCAGATCGTGCGCGTGGATTTGCGCGTGATCACGCTGGATGTTCCCAGTCAGGATGTGATCTCGCAGGATAACGTCACGGTGCGTGTTAACGCCGTTCTTTATTTTCGGGTGGTTGATCCCGAAAAAGCCATTATCCAGGTGGAAGATTATTACAACGCCACCAGCCAGTTGGCGCAGACCACCTTGCGCTCGGTGCTGGGTAAGCATGATCTGGATGAGATGTTGTCCGAGCGCGATAAGCTGAATAACGACATTCAGGCCATTTTGGACGTACAAACCGATGCTTGGGGCATCAAGGTGGCCAATGTGGAAATCAAGCATGTGGACTTGAACGAGAGCATGATCCGCGCCATTGCCCGTCAAGCCGAGGCAGAGCGTGAACGACGCGCCAAGATTATTCACGCCGAGGGTGAGCTGCAGGCCGCGCAAAAACTCACCGAAGCCGCAGGCATCATGTCCACCAATCCCCAGGCTTTGCAGCTGCGTTATCTGCAGACCATGGCGGATATGGCGACCACCAGTCAGTCGACAGTGATCTTTCCTTTTCCCATGGACTTGCTCAAGGGCCTGATGGGGAGTAAAGCCGATGGCGCGACTAAAGGCAGTGCGTGAGCTCAGATCAAGCCAGCATTGACCGGTTTTTGGACGCGCTCTGGATGGAGCATGGTTTGAGCCAGCGTACGTTGGATGCCTACCGATCGGATCTATCGGCGTTGGCTCAGTGGTTGAGCCAAGGGCGGGGTGATTTGTTGAGCGCCGGGCGCCCGCAGTTACTGGACTATTTGGCAGCGCGTATGGAGGGCGGCGCGCGTCCTCGAAGTCTGGCGCGTCTATTGTCTAGCCTGCGACGGTTTTATGGCTATGCCGTGCAAAATGCCTTGATTACGGAAGATCCTACAGCGCGCATTGATGGTCCGCGTGTGGGTCGGGGTTTGCCGTCTTCTTTGAGTGAAATCGAAGTCGATAATCTATTGGCAGCGCCCAGCCTCAAAACCGCAGAGGGGCTCAGAGATCGCGCCATGCTCGAGCTTTTGTATGCCACCGGGCTACGGGTCTCAGAGCTGGTCTCGCTGGAACTGGGGCAGGTGAGCTTAAAGCATGGTGTGGTGCGCACCATGGGCAAAGGCAGCAAAGAGCGGTTGGTTCCCTTGGGCGAAGAAGCCTTGGATCGTTTGCAGCAATACCTGCAAGAGTCGCGGCCGGCCTTATTGGCCGGGCATGGTCAAGCTGAGGCCTTGTTCGTCACCCGCCGCGGTGGTGCGATGACGCGGCAAGCTTTTTGGTATTTGCTGCGGCGTCATGCGCGCGCGGCTGGCATCAGTAAACACCTATCACCGCACACGCTGCGCCATGCATTTGCCACACATCTTTTGAATCATGGGGCGGATTTGCGCGTGGTGCAGATGCTGTTGGGGCATTCGAGCCTATCGACCACCCAAATTTATACCCATGTGGCGCAAGAGCGTCTGAAATCCCTCCACGCCCAACATCATCCGCGTGGTTAACTGCTGACTTTTTGATGAGTGATTGTGATGCGTAAAACTTTAGTAACGGGTGTTTGTTTGGCGGCGCTATTGAGTGCCGGTGCGGCGCTGGCCGATGCGGCGATGGATCAGGTGCGTGAGCGCGTGCAGCAGCTGGTTCCCGATGGCACACCCAGCTACATCGGTGCCACCGGTGTCGGGGATCTCTATGAGGTGCGCTATGGCGTGCAAACTTTCTACATCAGCGCCGATGGCCGTTTCGCCATTCAGGGCGAACTGGTCGAGCTGGAAACTATGGAGAATCTGACCGCGGTCAGCCGCGCTCAAGGGCGGCTTGAGCTGCTGGCGGAACTACCCACCGAGGGCATGGTGACCTATCCGGCCAGTGGTGAGCATCGCCATACGATCACGGTGTTTACCGATGTTGACTGTCCCTATTGCCGGCGTTTGCATGAAGAAGTTCCTGAGCTTAATGCCAATGGGGTGGAAGTGCGTTATCTGATGTTTCCCCGGGCTGGCGAGGGCAGTGCGACCTACACCAAGATGGTGAACGTCTGGTGTGCGGACGATAAGCGTGCCGCCATGGATCGCGTCAAAGACGGCGAAACCATCGAGTCGCGGCAGTGTGAAGTCCCGGCCGAGGCGCATGTGGCGGCGGGGCAGTTGATGGGAGTCAATGGCACGCCAGCAATGCTGCTCGAAAGTGGCGATTTGGTGCCCGGTTACCGTCCTGCCGATGAGATTAATCGTTTACTGGAGCAATTGGTCAGACGCTAGTACAACAGGGCCATCATGCGCTTGCGATAGGTGGTGACCACGGGGTCATTGCCGATCATCGTGAATCCAGCCACCAAGGCCTGACGCGCGGCGCTGTCGGCGAATTTGGGGTGTTGGCGCATCAGTTGCAACAAAGTCTCGAAACCCGACTCGGCTTGGCCATTGAGAAGTTGGGCACAGCCTTGTACGAGCATCTGCGCCGGTGCTGCTTCCGCCTTTGGATCCTCGCCGAGCTTTTGTAGCTGGGCCAACAGCAAGGTGGCCTTAAGTGGTGCGACCTCGGCGGTCTCATGTAAATCCAGCGGCAAGGTTTGCAGCAGAGCCTCTGCGGCTTCTAAATCACCCAGGGCCATGAGTTCGCGAGCCTCATCGATTTTCAGGGACTCATCATCGGGTGAGGCCGCTCGCAAGGCGCGAATGTGTTCTAGGGCGTTGGCATGATCGCCACTGGCGCCGATGTCACGGGCGATTTCCAAAGGGCTGGCTTCCGGTTTGGGGATATGCCTGTCGAGCAGGGCGCGAATCTCTGACTCAGGCTGCACGCCCATAAAGTGATCCACCACTTGGCCATTTTTGAACAGCATGACTGTGGGCAAGCTGCGCACGCCGGCTTGAGCGGCCAACGCCTGTTCCACGTCGGTGTTCACCTTGGCAAGAAAAAACTGCCCCGCATATTCCTCAGCCAAGTTTTGCAGGATAGGCATGAGCATCTTGCAGGGTTGGCACCAGTCCGCCCAAAAGTCGACCAGAACCGGCACTTGCATGGAGCGCTCCAGTACCTCGGTTTGAAATTGGCTGGCGGTGATATCGCTGTAATGGGCCTGTTGGCTCATGCCTTCTCCTAGGATTTCGTATGCTTGGATGATGCCCTATTGTTGGGATGATGGCTGCATTGTTCAAGAGAGGCGTGCTTGTACTTTGCAGGGATGTTTCATACAGTAGCGGCGCCTAACGACTATGAAATAGGGCGCATGAGCGCAACGACTTCCTACACTGCTTCAGATATTGAAGTCCTCTCAGGACTGGACCCGGTGCGCAAGCGCCCGGGCATGTATACCGATACCACCCGTCCCAATCATCTGGCCCAAGAAGTCATCGACAACTCGGTGGATGAGGCGCTGGCGGGTCATGCCGATCGCATCGATGTGGTTTTACATAAGGACGGGTCTCTATCGGTGACCGATAATGGCCGCGGTATGCCGGTTGATGAGCATCCTGGCGAGAAGCGTCCTGGGGTTGAGGTGATTCTATGTACTCTGCATGCCGGCGGGAAATTCTCTAACCGCAATTATGGCTTTGCCGGCGGTTTGCACGGCGTCGGTGTCTCTGTGGTTAATGCCTTGTCCACTCGATTGGAAGTCACCATTCGCCGCGACGCCCGCGAATATCAGATGAGCTTTGCGAGCGGGGATAAGACCAGCGATTTAACTGTGTTGCGTGAGGTCGGGCGCCGCAATACTGGGACTGCACTGCGGTTTTGGCCGGACCCGGGGTATTTCGATTCGCCGAAATTCGCCTTAGGTCGATTGAAGCATGTGCTGCGCGCCAAGGCCGTGCTGTGCCCAGGTCTGGCGGTGAGCTTTTTTGATGAGACTACGGGTGAGCGCTGCGATTGGCTTTATGCCGGCGGCCTGCGTGACTATTTATTAGAGACGCTTGAGGGTTTCCCGCGGCTGCCCGAGGAGCCCTTTATGGGCGAGATGGCAGGCGAGACTGATGCTGTGGATTGGGCGGTGGTTTGGTTGCCTGAGGGCGGTGAGGCAATCACTGAGAGCTATGTCAATCTCATTCCTACGGCGCAAGGCGGCACGCATGTGAATGGACTGCGTACCGGGCTGACCGAAGCCCTGCGCGAGTTTTGTGAGTTTCGTAATCTGCTGCCGCGCGGCGTGAAGCTAGCGCCTGAGGATGTTTGGGAGAATCTCTCTTACGTCTTGTCCTTTAAGATGTTGGATCCCCAGTTTGCAGGACAAACCAAGGAGCGTCTGTCCTCACGAGAAGCCGCGCCTTTTGTGTCTGGGGTGGTGAAAGACAGTTTCAGTCTGTGGCTGAATCAGCACCCTGGGGTCGGCGATCGCATTGCCGAGCTGGCCATTTCCAATGCCAATAAACGGCTGCGTGCCGGCAAGAAAGTGGTGCGTAAAAAAGTCACTCAGGGTCCAACCCTGCCGGGTAAGTTGGCCGATTGCGCTGCTCAGGATTTGGCACGTACCGAGCTGTTTTTGGTGGAAGGCGACTCTGCTGGCGGTTCGGCCAAACAGGCACGGGATCGCGAGTTTCAGGCCATCATGCCGCTGCGCGGTAAGATCCTAAACAGCTGGGAAGTCGATCCTGATCAGGTGTTGGGCTCTCAGGAGATTCACGATATCAGTGTCGCCATCGGTGTCACCCCGGGCGTTGCGGATCTCAGTGAGCTGCGCTACGGGAAGATTTGTATTCTGGCGGATGCGGACTCCGATGGCCTGCATATAGCCACCCTACTGTGCGCCTTGTTTGTCCGACATTTCCGGCCTTTGGTCGCTGCCGGACGGGTTTATGTGGCGATGCCGCCCTTGTTCCGCGTTGATGTCGGTAAAGAGGTGTTTTACGCGCTGGATGAAGCGGAAAAGCAGGGCATTCTCGAGCGCATCCAGGCCGAAGGCAAAAAAGGCAAAGTCATGGTGACGCGCTTTAAAGGCTTGGGTGAGATGAATCCCCTGCAATTGCGGGAGACCACCATGGATCCCGATACGCGCCGCTTGGTGCAGTTGACCTTGGAAGACGATGACGAGGCGCCACGGCTATTGGATATGCTGCTGGCGAAAAAGCGCGCCGCCGATCGGCGCAGTTGGCTGGAAAGTAAGGGCCATCTGGCCGAGGTTTAAGAGGAGCATTTGCGATGGCCAATCTGCCGGTCAAATTTGGAACCCGATTTTTTCTGGTGCTGCTGAGCTTTTTGGGCGTTTTCCTGTCGATGACGGGAATTCTTGAGTTGGTGGCCGGGGGCATCGGCAGTTTTTATCCTCCGGAGCTGCGCTTTCCTGGATACAGTATGGTGTTGATCATCTCGGGTTACGCGATGATGGTGCCCATCGGTTGGCTGTATTGGAAAGATGCGCAGCAGGATGAGGATTGATGGAGTCTTTGACGCTGGACTTTGAGGGCGCGGAGCGCCAGCCACTGCATCAATTTGCGGAAAAGGCGTATTTGGATTACGCCATGTACGTCATTCTCGACCGTGCCTTGCCGCATGTGGGCGATGGTCTAAAGCCGGTGCAGCGTCGACTGATTTATGCCATGAGCGAGCTGGGGCTGTCTGCTCTATCCAAGCACAAGAAATCTGCGCGTACCGTCGGTGATGTGCTGGGTAAATACCATCCGCATGGTGACTCGGCCTGTTACGAGGCCATGGTGCTGTTGGCCCAGCCGTTTTCCTCGCGCTACCCCTTTGTTGATGGTCAGGGCAACTGGGGCTCACCGGATGATCCGAAGTCGTTTGCGGCGATGCGCTATACCGAGGCGCGCTTATCGGCCTATGCGCAGGTGCTGCTCTCGGAGTTGGGTCAGGGCACGGCCGATTGGGTGCCAAATTTTGATGGGACTTTGGAAGAACCCAAGGTGTTGCCCGCGCGCCTGCCCAATGTGCTGCTCAATGGCGGCACGGGTATTGCGGTGGGCATGGCTACCGATATTCCGCCGCATAATCTGCGCGAGGTGGCGGCGGCTTGCGTGCACTTATTGGCCGAGCCCGATGCGGACTTAGAGGCGATTTGTGCGCATATTCAGGGGCCGGATTTTCCTACGGATGCTGAGATCATTACCTCGCGCCAGGATATTTTGGCGCTGTATCGTTCGGGTCATGGCAGTGTGCGCATGCGTGCCCGCTTCGAACGAGAAAATGGCGATATTATTATCACCGCACTGCCGTTTCAGGTGTCTGGCGCTAAGGTTTTAGAGCAGATAGCGGCGCAAATGCAGGCCAAGCGCCTGCCGATGGTCGAGGATTTGCGCGATGAGTCGGATCACGAACATCCCACCCGCCTGGTCATCACGCCGCGCTCCAATCGCATCGATATTGATGCCTTGATGGCGCATTTGTTCGCCACTACCGATTTGGAACGCAGCTATCGCGTCAATCTCAACATCATTGGCTTGGACGGCCGCCCGCAGGTGAAGCCGCTTTTGCCTTTGCTGCGCGAGTGGCTGGAGTTTCGTATTGAGACCGTGCGTCGCCGCTTGAGTTGGCGCTTAGAAAAAGTGCAGGCGCGTCTGCACATTTTGGAAGGCTTGCTGGTCGCTTTCTTAAATATCGACGAAGTCATCGCCATTATTCGTGAGCACGACCAACCCAAGCCCGTGCTGATTAAGCGCTTTGGTCTGACCGATACCCAGGCCGAGGCTATTTTGGAACTGAAGTTGCGGCATTTGGCGCGGCTTGAGGAAATGAAGATACGCGGTGAGCAGGATGATCTGCAAAAAGAGCGCGATAAGCTGGAAAAAATCCTCGGCTCCAAGGCGCGCTTGCATCGTTTGGTGAGCGATGAGCTGACCGCTGATGCGGAGAAGTTTGGCGATGCACGACGCTCACCGATGGTTGCCCGCGCGGCGGCGCAGGCTTTGGATGAAACCGCACTGGTGCCTACCGAGCCTTTGACCGTGGTGCTTTCTGCCATGGGTTGGGTGCGCGCGGCTAAGGGCCATGAGGTCGATGCTCAAGCGCTGAATTACAAGGCCGGTGATCAATATCTGGCCGCGGCCCAGGGGCGCAGTAATCAGCTGGCGGTGTTTCTTGATACCACCGGGCGCACCTATGCCCTGGCGGCCCATACGCTGCCATCAGCGCGCAGCCAAGGTGAGCCATTGTCGGGGCGCTTGTCCCCGCCGGATGGCGCTCGATTTGTCAGTGTGCTGATGGGTGCTGAGCAAGAACATTTCGTGGTGGCCAGTAGCCATGGTTACGGTTTTGTCTGTACCTTGGCGGACATGGTTTCGCGTAATCGTGCGGGCAAGGC is part of the Ectothiorhodosinus mongolicus genome and encodes:
- the lptF gene encoding LPS export ABC transporter permease LptF, producing MSLIYRYISREILLSLLAVMVVLFLIIMGGSLTRLLELVAEGRIPADTLPWVLLLGSFNTLLLLMPVSLFLAVMLSLGRLYKDSEMAALRACGVGMRQLYGAIYTVALPLALILSVLVLLLMPVVSQQVEQLRAITHDRSDLAGIVPGRFMQAGVGTGTVIFVESLSADKQRLQGVLIERRVRGGPTQVIRAESGERRIDSSTGDAYLVLVDGYRYEGDPGSADFRIVRFAEHGLRLPEQTEVFMRQRTSMLTTAEIWGSAQLDHQAELQWRLSAPVSLLILALLALPLAHTTPRQGRFAKLALGILVYVLYAQLQISGRSWFAEGVTPAWLGMWWVHAVMLLVALSVLLRQLPLGRGNRLRQRPA
- the trxA gene encoding thioredoxin, with the protein product MSQQAHYSDITASQFQTEVLERSMQVPVLVDFWADWCQPCKMLMPILQNLAEEYAGQFFLAKVNTDVEQALAAQAGVRSLPTVMLFKNGQVVDHFMGVQPESEIRALLDRHIPKPEASPLEIARDIGASGDHANALEHIRALRAASPDDESLKIDEARELMALGDLEAAEALLQTLPLDLHETAEVAPLKATLLLAQLQKLGEDPKAEAAPAQMLVQGCAQLLNGQAESGFETLLQLMRQHPKFADSAARQALVAGFTMIGNDPVVTTYRKRMMALLY
- the parE gene encoding DNA topoisomerase IV subunit B; this encodes MSATTSYTASDIEVLSGLDPVRKRPGMYTDTTRPNHLAQEVIDNSVDEALAGHADRIDVVLHKDGSLSVTDNGRGMPVDEHPGEKRPGVEVILCTLHAGGKFSNRNYGFAGGLHGVGVSVVNALSTRLEVTIRRDAREYQMSFASGDKTSDLTVLREVGRRNTGTALRFWPDPGYFDSPKFALGRLKHVLRAKAVLCPGLAVSFFDETTGERCDWLYAGGLRDYLLETLEGFPRLPEEPFMGEMAGETDAVDWAVVWLPEGGEAITESYVNLIPTAQGGTHVNGLRTGLTEALREFCEFRNLLPRGVKLAPEDVWENLSYVLSFKMLDPQFAGQTKERLSSREAAPFVSGVVKDSFSLWLNQHPGVGDRIAELAISNANKRLRAGKKVVRKKVTQGPTLPGKLADCAAQDLARTELFLVEGDSAGGSAKQARDREFQAIMPLRGKILNSWEVDPDQVLGSQEIHDISVAIGVTPGVADLSELRYGKICILADADSDGLHIATLLCALFVRHFRPLVAAGRVYVAMPPLFRVDVGKEVFYALDEAEKQGILERIQAEGKKGKVMVTRFKGLGEMNPLQLRETTMDPDTRRLVQLTLEDDDEAPRLLDMLLAKKRAADRRSWLESKGHLAEV
- a CDS encoding NfeD family protein, translating into MKRLAIWVTLILLGMSLLLLGQAGSRERVAVILNIEGAIGPANSDYFMRGLNRAQEMNAEIVVVRMDTPGGLDSSMRDMIKAILSSTVPVATYVYPPGGRAASAGTYLLYASHIAAMAPATNLGSATPVQMGGGGLPGMPGADEPDAAPERKGEDAAADDASGNLEEATAQEDAAEAPARGPRRGETAMERKVLEDAVSYIRELAELRGRNADWAEEAVREAMNIGATEALKLNVIDVVAESIPELLAAIDGRTVKMEIGERVLDTSSLQLVEILPDWRTQLLAVITNPNIAYLLMLVGVYGIIFELANPGSIFPGVIGAISLVVALYAFQVLPINYAGLALIFLGIVFMIAEAFVPSFGILGFGGIAAFVVGSIILVDDTNFAISIPLIGGTALVSAGFFIWILSRLIRIRRKPATTGREELIGARAVALTDFADGKGRVWLHSESWLAHADSTLEINKGDVLEVTALHDLTVSVVPSSVPDEALSKGVQS
- a CDS encoding slipin family protein: MILSILVPIALVLGLLVMSIRILPEYERGVVFFLGRFQAVKGPGLIIVIPGIQQIVRVDLRVITLDVPSQDVISQDNVTVRVNAVLYFRVVDPEKAIIQVEDYYNATSQLAQTTLRSVLGKHDLDEMLSERDKLNNDIQAILDVQTDAWGIKVANVEIKHVDLNESMIRAIARQAEAERERRAKIIHAEGELQAAQKLTEAAGIMSTNPQALQLRYLQTMADMATTSQSTVIFPFPMDLLKGLMGSKADGATKGSA
- a CDS encoding DsbC family protein, giving the protein MRKTLVTGVCLAALLSAGAALADAAMDQVRERVQQLVPDGTPSYIGATGVGDLYEVRYGVQTFYISADGRFAIQGELVELETMENLTAVSRAQGRLELLAELPTEGMVTYPASGEHRHTITVFTDVDCPYCRRLHEEVPELNANGVEVRYLMFPRAGEGSATYTKMVNVWCADDKRAAMDRVKDGETIESRQCEVPAEAHVAAGQLMGVNGTPAMLLESGDLVPGYRPADEINRLLEQLVRR
- the lptG gene encoding LPS export ABC transporter permease LptG; this encodes MSILNRYLTMQIIGGALLALLVLLALDVAATLINEMEQMSETYGWLQVLTYTLLTIPGRLYLLFPPAVLIGALLSLGAVAENSELTAMRSAGLSIGQISRNTLTAGMILMLIAVFLGEVVAPASERQAQQLRTFGVAGQVHLGGTGLWARDEQKYIHVRRILPDLHLRDVRVYTFDRQQLVESVQIRDAFNRGASGWEMQGLVRSSISTTGVLTARVDQEIWPRLLAPELFDVIVVEPSQMSGLALWRYISYLRVNQLESSVYELALWGRIATPMSSLVMLLLALPFIFGPLRAGGTGQRLFVGMLLGIGFHLVNQTLAHGGLIWGLPPALSATLPMLIFLAFALWGLSRVR
- the xerD gene encoding site-specific tyrosine recombinase XerD, which encodes MSSDQASIDRFLDALWMEHGLSQRTLDAYRSDLSALAQWLSQGRGDLLSAGRPQLLDYLAARMEGGARPRSLARLLSSLRRFYGYAVQNALITEDPTARIDGPRVGRGLPSSLSEIEVDNLLAAPSLKTAEGLRDRAMLELLYATGLRVSELVSLELGQVSLKHGVVRTMGKGSKERLVPLGEEALDRLQQYLQESRPALLAGHGQAEALFVTRRGGAMTRQAFWYLLRRHARAAGISKHLSPHTLRHAFATHLLNHGADLRVVQMLLGHSSLSTTQIYTHVAQERLKSLHAQHHPRG
- a CDS encoding RDD family protein, which produces MTDDSSQPIGLLKRMACMFYDGLLAFSALMLTSLAITALTALEIEQASWTQPAMLALAAVYFGVAFTYFGWFWTHSGTTLAMTTWQIRLVSSDGTAVTWWQALRRFSVALAQWILVLGAFQAWRLDLFLLTKGLVLLIVIGLILSWRHPRKLMLHDWLSGTELTHSPHPGKTP